The genomic DNA TCCGCGATTTCCAGGTTGTCCGACACCGTGTGCAACGAGTCTCGATGGCCGACCAGCGCTTGAACCGTACCGGCCAGCATCCCCTCGGCGGAGCCGACTATCCTGTCGTGCTCCTGGGTCAGCGGAAACCCGAGTAGACCCAACGCCCCCCAGCCGAGCCGCATATTGCTGGGAAACGTTCCGGCCTCTTCCAGGTATGAAACGGCGGAGGTCCCGTGGGTGTCATCGACGATCGAGTCGCCGAGCGCCCTGATCACCGCCCTGTCGTGAATACGGTCCATGTTGTCCTGTCCCGTGAAGCTCCCTCCCGGAGGAAGGGCCGACGGCGAGTCCGCGCTCTCTTCGCTCAAAACATCTCCATCCATTCAGGGTCGGATTACGGAAAGCCGATCTGCCGGGCGACGAAAAACGGATACGACATCGGGATTGCCCATGTCAGCCAATGGTGCCGTTCCGATCTTAGGACTCACGGAGCCAGACACACAGGTTCTGCCCATTTTGCTCAACCCCGCTCCCCGACCGCCCCGGTAAGACCGTCTGGGCCCGCTGGCGGATATGAGTGCACGGTGCCCAACTGGCTCCGCGAAACAGGGGGGCGTTCACCAGCGGGACTGTGAGATGCGATCGAGCGTGGCCCTGGCCTCAGCGGGGTCGAAGCCGTCCAGCGCCTCCCGCATCAGGTCATCCGCCTTCCGCCCGGCGTCTCGCTGTGCCTGCTGGACGGCCGACAGCACCTCCTCGGCCAGCGTCGCGCTGTCCAACCGGAGGGACCGAGGTCCGAACGTGACATCGAGCACCTTCCCGTCCGCGGCGACCTCCGCCCTGACCTGGCCGGACGCCCCTTCACCCACACCGACGATCTCGTCCATCCCGGCCTGTGCCCCTTCGAACCATGCCAGCATCGCATCGGCCTGGCGAGCGGTCTGTTCCAGGTCTTCGTCGGGGACGTAGCCAGAGTCCATGGATCAGGATTCACCCTTCAGTAGCTCACGGGCCACTTGCTCCACCCGTTCACGGACAAACGTCTCATCCAACGGCTCCGGCAGGGTCGCGGTGCCGTCCAGAGCCACGCCGACTATCTCTTGCGTCTGGCGCTCCGCGTCGGACTGGGCCTGCTGAAGTGCGGCCACCACCTCCTTGCCGAGGGCTGAACGGCCGAGCCGCATCACACGGGGATCGAACCGAACCTCGGTGATGCCGCCCCGCCCGTCGGAAGCGACCCGGATGAGGTCGTTCGCGCCCCGGCCCTCCCCGACGACGCGGCGGACAGCCGCCTCCGCCTCCTGAAGCCTCCCCATCGCCTCCCGCGACTGCTTCAAGATCTGTTCGAGCAGCTCGTGGTCATCCTCGGGCCAAGGTGTCATTCGTCGGACTCCCAGCGGTTCAACGTCCGTCAAGCGGCCGGTCCGGTACGGGACCGATGACCGAATCACGATGGTAGATCCTTAAATCGAGCGAAGGCGACCGATCCCGTGATGATCGCGTTAACGTTGGCGGCATGAGCGCAGAGCTGTATCTGGACCACAGCGGGGTGGAGGGGTCCTCCCGCGAGATCGCATTCCATGGCGAGGACTACCGGACGCACGCCGGCACAGGTCAGGGCCTGGGCGGTGACTCCTGGGGTGACACCAGCCTGATCCGTGGCTTCGTCGCCGAACTCGACGACTGCCCGTTGACCGAGGTACGGCAGCGCCTCGCCGCGTTGGTCATTCAGACCGGCGACGACCTGAACACCGCCGTCGGCCGCTCCCGGGCCGCCGAGACCGCCAACTGGCAGGCCGCCCGGCGGCTGGAGGAGCGGCCATGACGATCACAGAGCCGCACGGACTGCAGCCGATACTCAACGCCATGGGGGTAAGCGTCCCCCGCATCGACACGGACGGCATGCAGCGTGGCGGCGCCGAGCACGCCGGCCGGCAGGCCGGCACCGACCAGGCCGCCACCCACACCCTGGCCACGATCGACCGCACCATCGGCTCGGCCGGGCAGAGCGGACCGGCCTACACCGGCGACGCCGCCGACGCCCTGGGCCGTCATTCCGCCCACACCCGAGAGCTCCTGGCCCAGACCAGTGCCGCCACCCAGCACATCCCCGCGGTGCTCAACGGCGCGGCCAAAGTGGTGACCAGCGCCCAGACCGCGGTCATCGCCATAGCCGTCTCCACCGCCGTGTCCGCCTATGTGAAATCCCTGTCCGGCGGCCCTCTCGGCCCCGCGCAGGCGACCGCCGAAATCCTTCGAGGCCGCCAGAGAGCGGGACTGGTCCTGAACGAGGCCAGTCACGGCGCCAACACCACCATCGCCGGCATCTTCCGGCGACTGGTGACCAAGCCGCTCCAGAACGTCCTGGAACGGCTGCGGTTCCCCTCGGGTGGGGGCCCGCTCCCGGCCACCGGCCCCACCATCTCCCGCACCGGTCCCGTCAGGTTCGGCGGAAACATCCAGCCGAACCGCGGCCACACCCTAATGAAGTCAGGCAAACCCAAGGGTGGAGACGGCGCATCGAACACCCCTTCCAAAGGATTGCTGGGTGGTCGGCTCCCGGTAGGAAAAAACGGGAGCGCAAAAATAACGTCGAAAGTAGAGAAGCATGTCGACGACAACAACGCGGCAGCGATGGAAGAGGCGGCCAAACGCGATCTGATAGATAAGATGCCATATAAAACTCCCAGGATGGAAGCCGAATCAGGCAGGCTCAAGAGAAGCGTCTGGAGTCGACGGAACCCGAATTGAAATCACCCTGCTGCCGGGCATCGATGCTCCAGAATTTCGCCGGCCGATTTCCCCAGGCCGTCGTCGAGCATCTTTCGCAGCCATGAGCACGGTGCCGCCCACCCGAAGCTGATCTTCTTGGGGTGACGTTGCAGCACCTGCGGCATGAGGAGGGCCCGACCGGCGCCGAGTGTGGCCAGTGACAACCCCTGACGGGCCGAAGCCGGGAATTCCCCCACCGGGACGATGGGCGGGGGTGCCCGTATACGGGTACCCCCGCCCGCCTCACCGGCGGGCCGCGCGGCTCAGTCGATCCTGGTCATGGCGGAGTCGTAGCCTCCGCCGCCCGGATAGACCCAGGCGCCGGAGACGGTGTCGCCGTCGGCGCTGAAGGCGCCCCGGTAGTACGCCGGAGAGCCCTTCTCGCCACCCCAGATGGTCAGGGTGTCGCCGTCGAGTTCGTAGACGTAGTCGAAGGTGTTGCCCTGGCTGTCGTAGAAGCGGGACTTGATGTCCTCGCCGGCCTTGTCCGCGCCGAAGGGCTTCTCCCGGCCTATCACTTCGAAGCCGGCGATGCGCTGGCCGTACTGCTCCAAATCGATGTCCTGGATCAGGAAGAAGCCTCCCTCCAGCCGGCGGAAGGTGACCGTGCCCTCCGCGCCGCCGCTCACGCGCCAGGAGCCGATCAACCGTTCCAGCGCCTTGACCTGCTCGTCCGGCTGCGCGACCTGCATATCCTCGGTGGCTTCCGCCATGGTGTTCCCTTTCTCGCGTTCCATTAATGCTGCATTGCTGCCGATATGACAGCCGGGGTCGGGAAAAGGAATCGGCCGGCGAAAGTGACCCGTGCCACACACCGA from Streptosporangium sp. NBC_01756 includes the following:
- a CDS encoding YbaB/EbfC family nucleoid-associated protein, which translates into the protein MDSGYVPDEDLEQTARQADAMLAWFEGAQAGMDEIVGVGEGASGQVRAEVAADGKVLDVTFGPRSLRLDSATLAEEVLSAVQQAQRDAGRKADDLMREALDGFDPAEARATLDRISQSRW
- a CDS encoding YbaB/EbfC family nucleoid-associated protein, which produces MTDVEPLGVRRMTPWPEDDHELLEQILKQSREAMGRLQEAEAAVRRVVGEGRGANDLIRVASDGRGGITEVRFDPRVMRLGRSALGKEVVAALQQAQSDAERQTQEIVGVALDGTATLPEPLDETFVRERVEQVARELLKGES